One Thermofilum pendens Hrk 5 DNA segment encodes these proteins:
- the rpl4p gene encoding 50S ribosomal protein L4 produces the protein MSQEVAEVLEVPVYDLNGAAVERIKLPSFFKSPVRPDLIRRVYIALFTSRLQPKGTDPLAGLRTTAESLGVGHGIARVARIKGGLRAARVVQAVKGRRAHPPRVEKIIREEVNRKEKRKALLSALAAVASRDFVLKRGHVVPDIPLPVVVADDLESISKARDLRAFLEKLGLWKDVERAQTNTRVRAGKGKMRGRRYKKPKSLLIVVGEARGIELAARNMPGVDVVTYKELSVLHLAPGGNPGRLTVFTKSAVKGLEERLKGEVLQK, from the coding sequence ATGTCCCAGGAAGTAGCCGAGGTTTTAGAGGTTCCCGTCTACGATTTAAACGGGGCTGCTGTGGAGAGGATAAAGCTCCCCAGCTTCTTCAAGTCTCCAGTAAGGCCCGACCTGATCAGGCGCGTCTACATAGCCCTATTCACGTCTAGGTTGCAACCAAAGGGGACAGACCCCCTAGCCGGCCTCCGAACAACGGCAGAGAGCTTGGGAGTAGGACACGGTATCGCTAGAGTTGCCCGAATAAAGGGCGGGTTGAGGGCCGCCAGGGTTGTCCAGGCGGTTAAGGGGCGTAGGGCGCATCCTCCGCGCGTAGAGAAAATAATCCGAGAGGAGGTTAACAGGAAGGAGAAGCGTAAAGCCCTGCTCTCGGCGCTGGCGGCTGTGGCGTCTAGGGACTTCGTGCTGAAGAGGGGGCACGTGGTGCCGGATATCCCGCTGCCGGTGGTCGTAGCTGACGACTTGGAGAGCATAAGCAAGGCTAGGGATTTGAGGGCTTTCCTGGAAAAGCTTGGACTCTGGAAAGACGTCGAAAGAGCCCAGACCAATACACGTGTGCGCGCGGGTAAGGGGAAGATGCGTGGCAGGAGGTACAAGAAGCCGAAAAGCCTGCTGATAGTAGTTGGGGAGGCGCGAGGCATCGAGCTCGCCGCCAGGAATATGCCCGGAGTCGACGTGGTAACGTATAAAGAGCTGTCTGTGCTTCACCTAGCGCCTGGCGGGAATCCTGGCAGGCTAACTGTCTTCACGAAGTCGGCGGTTAAGGGGCTTGAGGAAAGGCTCAAAGGAGAGGTGTTGCAGAAATGA
- a CDS encoding 30S ribosomal protein S14 yields MAKLHPPKKRKYGKGSRRCIRCGTHEAIIRVYGLNLCRRCFREVAEEIGFKKYS; encoded by the coding sequence ATGGCTAAGTTGCATCCTCCAAAGAAGAGAAAGTACGGAAAGGGTAGCAGGAGGTGCATTCGCTGCGGTACCCACGAAGCTATAATAAGGGTTTACGGGCTGAACCTTTGCAGGCGGTGCTTCAGGGAGGTTGCTGAGGAGATAGGCTTCAAGAAGTACTCGTAG
- the secY gene encoding preprotein translocase subunit SecY: protein MGLKESLDSVFRFLPEIEKPRRKPPLSERLLWTALVLVAYFVMGQTPLYGIPRQTQGTLGALEFLRVVMASKRGTLIELGIGPIVTSGIVWELLVGSRIVNLDLTTPEGRRTFAGLQKLTAFLFAALEAAAYILGGVYGALTQQQQIIVFVQLFVASTFVILMNDMLEKGWGIGSAVSLFIAAGVAQQIFWELFSPIGPLGDGLYYGLFPSLFSALVSGNSTLLMHVVVRPSGYPDLVGFVGMVVMLLLLTYMESMKITIPVSSVRFGGAKTRIPLKFLYVSVMPVILVGALYANVVMFTQALWPRVNPGNQNPWLNVIAKYNYTEYGPVPLPGSFVYYISPPRSLASALADPVHLVVYSLLYIGFAVLFGVAWILTSGMDPETQAEQLAKAQLQIPGFRKSEKVIASMLKRYIWGLTILSSIIIGVIAVVSDIFRVMGGGTGILLLVGIIVQYYSILASERALEMYPSLARLIGE from the coding sequence TTGGGGCTTAAAGAATCTTTAGACAGCGTTTTTAGATTTCTCCCGGAGATAGAAAAGCCACGGAGAAAGCCGCCTCTCAGCGAAAGGTTGCTCTGGACGGCCCTGGTGCTAGTCGCCTACTTCGTAATGGGTCAGACACCGCTGTACGGTATTCCGAGGCAGACCCAAGGCACTCTAGGCGCCCTCGAGTTTCTAAGAGTCGTCATGGCGTCCAAGAGGGGGACTCTCATTGAGCTTGGTATAGGTCCAATAGTGACTTCCGGAATAGTCTGGGAGCTACTGGTCGGTAGCAGGATAGTAAACCTTGACCTCACGACACCGGAAGGCAGGAGGACTTTCGCAGGTCTACAGAAACTCACGGCTTTCCTCTTCGCAGCGTTAGAGGCGGCAGCCTACATACTCGGGGGCGTTTACGGAGCCCTAACACAGCAACAACAGATCATAGTCTTCGTGCAGCTATTCGTTGCGAGCACGTTCGTTATACTCATGAACGACATGCTCGAAAAGGGCTGGGGCATAGGGAGCGCTGTCTCGCTATTCATAGCGGCAGGTGTCGCTCAACAGATCTTCTGGGAACTCTTCAGCCCGATAGGACCCCTAGGGGACGGGCTCTACTACGGGCTCTTCCCGTCGCTCTTCTCCGCGCTGGTCAGCGGTAACTCAACGCTACTGATGCATGTCGTAGTTCGACCGAGCGGGTACCCCGACCTTGTAGGCTTCGTGGGAATGGTTGTTATGTTACTGCTACTAACGTACATGGAGTCGATGAAGATCACGATACCAGTTTCTAGCGTTAGGTTTGGCGGGGCGAAAACGAGGATACCGTTGAAGTTCCTCTACGTATCGGTCATGCCGGTAATCCTCGTAGGCGCTCTCTATGCCAACGTGGTGATGTTCACGCAGGCGCTGTGGCCCAGGGTGAATCCGGGCAACCAGAACCCCTGGCTCAACGTTATCGCAAAGTACAACTACACGGAGTACGGCCCGGTGCCTCTACCTGGGTCGTTCGTGTACTACATATCTCCTCCGCGCTCACTTGCGTCCGCCCTCGCCGATCCCGTCCACCTAGTGGTGTACTCTCTGCTCTACATCGGGTTCGCCGTCCTCTTCGGAGTAGCCTGGATCCTAACAAGCGGCATGGATCCCGAAACGCAGGCGGAGCAGCTCGCAAAGGCTCAGCTACAGATACCCGGCTTTAGGAAAAGCGAGAAAGTCATAGCATCCATGTTGAAGCGCTACATCTGGGGGTTAACGATACTGAGTAGCATAATAATAGGCGTCATCGCTGTAGTCAGCGATATATTCAGAGTAATGGGTGGCGGCACGGGCATACTACTGTTGGTAGGCATAATAGTGCAGTACTACTCCATACTGGCGAGCGAGAGGGCACTCGAAATGTACCCATCGCTCGCGAGGCTCATTGGAGAGTAA
- a CDS encoding FaeA/PapI family transcriptional regulator has product MPRKVTDKILERKKLIYEYLKKHGPMPTVELVRDLKLSHSQVFYILRLLLREKKVKEERRGKMAYWIALESEQ; this is encoded by the coding sequence ATGCCGCGAAAAGTTACGGACAAAATACTCGAGAGAAAGAAGCTCATCTATGAGTATCTGAAGAAGCATGGACCAATGCCAACCGTAGAGCTAGTACGAGACCTGAAGCTCTCTCATAGTCAGGTCTTCTACATACTTCGGCTCCTCCTAAGGGAAAAGAAGGTGAAGGAGGAGAGAAGGGGAAAGATGGCCTACTGGATAGCGTTGGAGTCTGAGCAGTAA
- a CDS encoding 30S ribosomal protein S5, with protein MSGEWQPRTLLGRLVVEGKIKSIDEVFARNMPIREVEIIDTLLPGLKSEVLSVGFVQRQTDSGEVSQYQVTVAVGNEDGYVGVGMGKSRQIGIAIEKATRRAKLNIVPVRRGCGSWECLCGEPHSIPFKVEGKAGSVKIELIPAPKGVGLVASDVAKTVLRLAGIKDVWSRSYGETRTTHNMAKAVYEALKKTYQFYSPDQW; from the coding sequence ATGTCTGGTGAATGGCAGCCTCGAACGCTCCTGGGAAGGCTGGTGGTAGAGGGCAAGATAAAGAGCATAGATGAGGTCTTCGCGAGAAACATGCCTATACGCGAAGTGGAGATCATCGACACACTGCTACCCGGATTGAAGTCTGAGGTTCTAAGCGTGGGCTTCGTGCAGAGGCAGACAGACTCGGGAGAAGTCTCACAGTACCAGGTTACGGTCGCTGTTGGAAACGAGGACGGCTACGTAGGAGTCGGAATGGGGAAGTCTAGGCAGATAGGCATAGCCATCGAGAAAGCCACGAGAAGGGCAAAGCTGAACATTGTCCCCGTGAGGCGTGGTTGCGGGAGCTGGGAATGTCTATGCGGAGAACCCCACAGCATACCGTTCAAGGTGGAAGGCAAGGCCGGAAGCGTTAAAATCGAGCTTATACCTGCGCCTAAAGGAGTGGGCTTGGTAGCGAGCGACGTAGCTAAAACGGTGCTAAGGCTTGCGGGCATAAAGGACGTGTGGTCAAGGTCCTACGGCGAGACGAGGACAACGCACAACATGGCTAAAGCCGTCTACGAGGCGCTTAAGAAGACGTACCAGTTTTACTCCCCGGATCAGTGGTGA
- a CDS encoding 50S ribosomal protein L19e → MDVSLARRLASEVLGVGESRIWIDPDKLDEVSAAISRSDVRRLIKDGVIRVLPPSTPSRGRVRERRLKRKKGRGRGPGSKKGPRVDEKRAWINRVRAQRRYLKFLKEKGQIDTKTFRYLYRLVKGGMFRSLSHLKLYISEHKLVRVEEGGERSKV, encoded by the coding sequence ATGGACGTGTCGCTCGCTAGACGCCTAGCATCCGAGGTGCTAGGTGTAGGAGAGAGCAGGATATGGATAGACCCGGATAAACTGGACGAAGTTTCAGCGGCTATAAGCCGTAGCGACGTGCGTAGGTTGATAAAGGATGGTGTCATAAGGGTTCTACCGCCGAGCACGCCGTCCAGGGGGCGTGTACGCGAAAGGAGGCTTAAAAGGAAGAAGGGGAGGGGCAGAGGCCCCGGAAGCAAGAAGGGCCCCAGAGTGGACGAGAAGAGAGCCTGGATAAACAGGGTACGCGCGCAGAGGCGCTACCTAAAGTTCCTCAAAGAGAAGGGGCAAATAGATACGAAGACATTCCGGTACCTCTACAGGCTGGTAAAAGGAGGTATGTTCAGAAGTCTGTCACACCTAAAGCTCTACATCTCCGAGCATAAGCTGGTAAGGGTGGAGGAAGGTGGCGAGAGGAGCAAGGTATAG
- a CDS encoding 50S ribosomal protein L23 encodes MSSGVDYTKIIVKPYLTEKTLRLMEETNTLVFIVDRRASKPEIKRAVEALYNVKVAKVNTLITPEGFKKAYVKLSKEYSAADVASRIGLV; translated from the coding sequence ATGAGTAGCGGGGTAGACTACACGAAGATAATAGTGAAACCTTACCTTACGGAGAAGACTCTGAGACTGATGGAAGAGACAAACACGCTGGTGTTCATAGTCGATAGGAGGGCGTCAAAGCCGGAGATAAAGAGAGCTGTAGAGGCGCTGTACAACGTCAAAGTTGCAAAGGTAAACACGTTGATAACTCCCGAAGGCTTTAAAAAGGCATACGTTAAGCTGTCCAAGGAGTATTCCGCGGCAGACGTAGCTAGCAGAATCGGGCTGGTGTAG
- a CDS encoding 50S ribosomal protein L18, with product MARGARYRVPLKRRREGKTNYYKRRKLIISGKPRLVVRVLSRTAIVQIAKATPKGDVVIASAHSNELKKYGWKGYRRNTPALYLLGFLAAKKALKQGVTEAIVDIGLHRPVKASRVFAAVKGALDAGLKIPVGDGVLPEDDRVRGEHIANYAKMLKESNPELFKLRFSGYLSAGLDPESLPEHFDSVKQKIEEALQ from the coding sequence GTGGCGAGAGGAGCAAGGTATAGAGTTCCATTGAAGAGGCGCCGAGAAGGTAAGACCAACTACTACAAGAGGAGAAAACTCATAATCTCCGGAAAGCCTAGGCTCGTAGTCCGCGTACTTTCAAGGACGGCTATAGTGCAGATCGCGAAGGCAACCCCTAAGGGAGACGTCGTGATAGCATCTGCTCACTCCAACGAGCTGAAGAAGTACGGCTGGAAAGGCTACAGGAGGAATACCCCGGCTCTCTATCTGCTGGGATTCCTCGCCGCTAAAAAGGCGCTCAAACAGGGGGTTACTGAGGCGATAGTCGATATCGGTCTCCACAGGCCCGTAAAGGCTTCTAGAGTATTCGCGGCCGTAAAGGGAGCCCTCGATGCCGGGTTGAAGATCCCAGTAGGAGACGGCGTACTGCCGGAAGATGACAGGGTTAGAGGAGAGCACATAGCTAACTACGCTAAGATGCTGAAAGAATCGAACCCGGAGCTCTTCAAGTTGCGCTTCTCCGGGTATCTGTCCGCGGGCCTTGATCCAGAAAGCCTACCGGAGCATTTCGACAGCGTGAAGCAGAAGATCGAGGAGGCATTACAATAA
- a CDS encoding 30S ribosomal protein S8, translating into MLDTLANALSTIMNNEVRGKKQCVIYPSSKLIVAVLDTLKRSGYIGDFELIDDGRGGKIVVNLLGRINKIGVIKPRYPVKKNEFEAWEREYLPSRDVGLLIVSTPKGVMTHREAKEKGLGGVLLAYVY; encoded by the coding sequence ATGCTGGATACCCTGGCTAACGCCTTGTCGACGATAATGAACAACGAGGTGCGCGGGAAGAAGCAGTGCGTAATCTATCCATCATCCAAGCTCATAGTGGCGGTGCTCGACACTTTGAAGAGGTCTGGCTATATCGGGGACTTCGAGCTGATAGACGATGGACGCGGGGGAAAGATAGTCGTAAACCTGCTCGGAAGAATAAACAAGATCGGCGTTATCAAGCCGCGTTACCCCGTGAAGAAAAACGAGTTCGAAGCCTGGGAGCGTGAGTACTTACCCTCTAGGGACGTCGGCCTACTAATCGTGTCAACTCCTAAAGGAGTTATGACCCATAGGGAAGCTAAAGAAAAAGGTTTAGGAGGGGTGTTACTCGCGTATGTCTACTGA
- a CDS encoding 50S ribosomal protein L5 encodes MAKVGPVLETDHPMRRVFIGKVVVNIGVGEGGERLMKAAKLLEELTGQKPSLRPAKKTVREFGVKKGENIGVMVTLRGEKAINFLKKALAAVDYKIHEKSIDRHGNVAFGVKEHILIPGVKYDPEVGIFGFDVIIAMERPGYRVARRRRKKSKVPARHRVTKEETITFLEKILGVQVIRGKR; translated from the coding sequence ATGGCTAAGGTAGGACCCGTGCTCGAGACAGATCACCCGATGCGCAGGGTCTTCATAGGTAAGGTCGTGGTGAACATCGGGGTAGGCGAGGGCGGAGAGAGGTTAATGAAGGCGGCGAAGCTTCTAGAAGAGCTCACAGGGCAGAAACCCTCTCTAAGACCTGCGAAGAAAACAGTGAGAGAGTTTGGGGTTAAGAAGGGCGAAAACATAGGAGTAATGGTTACTCTACGCGGTGAGAAAGCGATAAACTTCCTGAAGAAAGCTCTAGCGGCGGTAGACTACAAGATACACGAGAAGAGCATAGACAGGCACGGAAACGTAGCGTTCGGCGTTAAAGAGCACATACTGATACCCGGAGTAAAGTATGACCCAGAGGTAGGTATTTTCGGCTTTGATGTCATAATCGCCATGGAGAGGCCCGGTTACCGCGTTGCTAGGCGGCGCCGCAAGAAGTCCAAGGTACCGGCGCGCCACAGGGTGACGAAAGAGGAGACCATAACGTTTTTAGAGAAAATACTGGGAGTACAGGTCATCAGGGGTAAGAGGTGA
- a CDS encoding 50S ribosomal protein L15 has product MVVRREKKSRAYRGSRTHGWGRVGQHRKSGSRGGRGLVGYHKHKWSWTVKYAPDWYGKHGFTRHPSLVVEYRTINVGQLDAEVEEFFRKGLASREGDAYVVDLTQLGFNKLTGSGQVRNKIIVKVPVATKRAISKIEAQGGRVEVAKTQEAGE; this is encoded by the coding sequence TTGGTAGTGAGACGGGAAAAGAAGAGCAGGGCGTACCGCGGAAGCAGAACCCACGGTTGGGGGCGCGTTGGGCAACACAGGAAGAGCGGCAGTAGGGGTGGGAGGGGTCTCGTCGGCTACCACAAGCATAAATGGTCCTGGACTGTCAAATACGCACCTGACTGGTATGGTAAACATGGCTTCACGAGACACCCATCGCTGGTGGTCGAGTACCGCACGATAAACGTGGGGCAACTAGACGCTGAAGTGGAAGAGTTCTTTAGGAAGGGCTTAGCCAGCCGGGAGGGCGATGCCTATGTCGTCGACTTGACACAGCTGGGCTTTAACAAGCTCACCGGATCTGGGCAAGTGAGAAACAAGATAATCGTTAAAGTTCCTGTGGCTACCAAGAGGGCTATAAGCAAGATCGAGGCGCAGGGAGGACGCGTCGAGGTTGCTAAAACGCAGGAAGCCGGTGAGTAA
- a CDS encoding 50S ribosomal protein L3, translating to MAKGHRPRRGSRAYYPRKRARSIVARVRRWPQNREGFLGFAGYKVGMLHVIGVEMNKNSPFYGQERFYAATVIEVPPLKVVAVRVYEKTPYGKKTLCEVWAKDLPKDLERVFPLPKDQSYHEEQLKKLEEVKSRVSEVRVLAATQPRLSGLGKKKPELIEIAVGGPPEKALSLALEKLGKDLTISDVFKEGDYIDVIAVTKGKGFQGSVKRFGVEEMPRWHKHRKGHSRIGSVGPQKPAIMFYTPFPGQLGFHQRTEYNKRILKVGDAESLKEINPPGGWPHYGLVRSQFIIVEGSVPGAVKRLVRLRHAIRALRVLPPPQITYISTAPWPPAR from the coding sequence GTGGCGAAAGGTCATAGGCCTCGACGCGGATCGAGGGCGTACTACCCGCGTAAAAGAGCGAGAAGCATCGTAGCTCGCGTTAGGAGGTGGCCGCAGAACAGGGAGGGCTTCCTCGGCTTCGCTGGGTACAAGGTGGGGATGCTTCACGTAATAGGGGTGGAAATGAACAAGAATAGTCCGTTCTACGGCCAGGAGAGGTTCTACGCGGCGACTGTCATCGAGGTTCCACCGTTGAAGGTCGTCGCTGTAAGGGTTTACGAGAAGACCCCCTACGGGAAGAAGACCCTTTGCGAGGTATGGGCGAAGGATCTACCCAAGGACCTGGAAAGGGTGTTCCCGCTACCCAAGGATCAAAGCTACCATGAAGAGCAGTTGAAGAAGCTCGAAGAGGTTAAAAGCCGGGTATCCGAGGTTAGAGTGCTAGCGGCGACTCAGCCGAGGCTTTCAGGCCTAGGTAAAAAGAAGCCGGAGCTGATTGAGATAGCTGTGGGCGGTCCGCCCGAAAAAGCCTTGAGCCTCGCGCTCGAAAAGCTCGGCAAGGATCTAACTATAAGCGATGTATTCAAGGAGGGGGACTACATAGATGTTATCGCCGTAACGAAGGGTAAGGGCTTTCAGGGCTCGGTTAAAAGGTTCGGAGTTGAAGAAATGCCCAGGTGGCACAAGCACAGGAAGGGTCACAGCAGGATTGGAAGCGTTGGCCCGCAGAAGCCCGCCATAATGTTCTATACGCCGTTCCCAGGACAGCTCGGTTTTCACCAGAGGACGGAGTACAACAAGAGGATATTGAAAGTCGGGGATGCGGAGTCTCTCAAAGAGATAAACCCGCCCGGCGGGTGGCCGCACTACGGGCTAGTGAGAAGCCAGTTTATAATAGTTGAAGGCAGCGTTCCTGGCGCGGTGAAGCGGCTTGTAAGGTTGCGCCACGCCATCAGGGCTCTCAGAGTTCTCCCGCCGCCACAGATAACCTATATAAGCACGGCTCCCTGGCCTCCGGCGAGGTGA
- a CDS encoding putative RNA uridine N3 methyltransferase, producing MWPPLKPRLKRAVAVPSSTFSNLSEPARTFHVALLARAVTIFRVEEVAIYQESGHPCAELKRILDALEVPQYLRKYLVPRSREYRYLGLVPPLRSPSHLLRGEESEYREGYVVSRRGTKALVDVGLGNPVEAEVPTDAGRRVTLRREGAGWRYVSPEEVKVYWGYRTKCYSSLREALEHYRSRGFLLVGTSRKAAPVSLVLEEIKREATAKNGVAVFFGTWNKGLQEISEEEGFELESFLDFIVNTAPIQGVKTIRTEEAVYISLAILNLNLE from the coding sequence ATGTGGCCGCCTTTGAAGCCAAGGCTGAAGAGGGCTGTAGCTGTACCTTCGAGCACTTTCTCTAATCTTAGTGAGCCTGCTAGAACTTTCCACGTTGCCCTCCTTGCGCGCGCAGTTACGATTTTCCGAGTAGAGGAGGTAGCTATCTACCAGGAGTCAGGACACCCTTGTGCAGAACTTAAGAGAATACTAGACGCACTCGAGGTGCCGCAGTATCTCAGGAAGTACCTTGTTCCGAGATCGCGCGAGTACAGGTACCTCGGGCTTGTTCCCCCGCTTAGGTCTCCGAGCCACCTTCTGAGAGGAGAGGAAAGCGAGTACAGAGAGGGTTACGTCGTTTCGCGCAGAGGAACTAAGGCGTTAGTGGATGTTGGACTTGGAAACCCTGTCGAGGCAGAAGTTCCCACAGACGCGGGTAGAAGGGTTACGTTGCGTCGAGAGGGGGCAGGGTGGCGCTACGTCTCTCCGGAGGAGGTAAAAGTGTACTGGGGCTACAGGACTAAGTGCTACAGCTCTTTGCGTGAGGCACTGGAACACTACAGGTCGCGGGGCTTTCTCCTCGTGGGCACATCGAGGAAAGCCGCACCGGTATCGCTGGTTCTAGAGGAGATAAAGAGAGAGGCTACTGCGAAAAACGGTGTCGCAGTGTTTTTCGGTACGTGGAACAAGGGGCTTCAGGAAATCTCGGAGGAGGAGGGCTTTGAACTGGAATCTTTTCTCGACTTCATTGTTAACACTGCGCCTATCCAAGGCGTAAAAACGATTAGAACGGAGGAAGCCGTCTACATTTCCCTCGCTATTCTAAACCTGAACCTTGAATAA
- a CDS encoding 50S ribosomal protein L32e, with protein MSTEDKGIASGETPKETVESVPEKRAKRKPALPEEKLRLLKLRLLISRHRPHFTRMNIWQFKRLEDVWRSPRHFLDNKIRLQRKGFPPMVKVGYRGPRAVRGLHPSGFEEVLVSSVKDLLGLDPAKHAIRISAKVGKKKRGEIIKKAEELGFRILNAGG; from the coding sequence ATGTCTACTGAGGACAAGGGGATTGCTTCCGGAGAGACTCCCAAGGAAACTGTGGAAAGCGTGCCGGAGAAGAGGGCCAAGAGGAAGCCCGCTCTGCCCGAGGAAAAGTTAAGGCTACTGAAGCTTAGGCTACTTATCTCCAGGCATAGGCCTCACTTCACGAGGATGAATATCTGGCAGTTTAAACGGCTCGAAGACGTGTGGAGGAGCCCCCGACACTTCTTGGACAATAAGATAAGGTTGCAGAGGAAAGGCTTTCCGCCCATGGTCAAGGTCGGCTACAGGGGTCCAAGGGCGGTCCGAGGGCTTCACCCATCCGGCTTCGAAGAAGTGCTGGTATCCAGCGTGAAAGACTTGCTGGGTCTAGACCCCGCTAAGCACGCCATAAGGATCTCCGCGAAAGTCGGGAAGAAGAAGAGGGGAGAAATAATTAAAAAGGCAGAGGAGCTTGGATTCCGCATACTAAACGCGGGTGGTTAG
- a CDS encoding 50S ribosomal protein L30, which translates to MALYLVIRLRGQPDRRPEEEKALELLRLHKVYHAVLVKDDPSIKGMLERTLSSAVTWGEINKETLVELLKRRGRITGNKRLTEEYLKKIGFNSFEELAEALISGKVSLEDLPGVKPVFRLRPPSGGFRGTIRRNINARGELGYRGADINNLVLRML; encoded by the coding sequence ATGGCGCTGTACCTGGTGATAAGGCTTAGAGGTCAACCGGATAGGAGGCCGGAAGAAGAAAAGGCGCTCGAACTCTTAAGGCTACACAAAGTGTACCACGCTGTTCTCGTCAAGGACGATCCATCAATAAAGGGTATGCTGGAGAGGACGCTGTCCTCTGCTGTCACGTGGGGGGAGATAAATAAGGAAACACTCGTCGAGCTGTTGAAGAGAAGAGGGCGTATTACTGGCAACAAGAGGCTAACAGAGGAGTACTTAAAGAAGATAGGGTTTAACAGCTTCGAAGAGCTCGCCGAGGCATTGATCTCCGGTAAGGTGTCCTTGGAGGATCTGCCCGGTGTAAAGCCCGTGTTCAGGTTGCGCCCCCCGAGCGGCGGCTTTAGGGGAACTATTCGGCGCAACATTAACGCCAGGGGCGAGCTCGGCTACCGCGGAGCTGATATAAACAACCTTGTCCTCAGAATGCTTTAA